GACATTGTGGCAGTTAAACTAAAAGCCACCTTCTCTCCGGAATATAAGTTAATAGTGTTAGGAGATGCTGATATTGATACTAACTCGGCTTTGTCTCCTCCTATAGGTGTAGCATTATCACAACCTGTAAATGTTACTAAAAATGTTAGCAACACCAACATTGATACTAGTTTTTTCATAATTAAACCTTTCTTAGGTATATTTTTTTCTTAAATCTACTCCTTTATTTTAATCCTATAGTTAGCGTTTGTACAGACCTAAAATCCTAATGTAATAGCATCTTAATGAAGGCTTAAGAATTTTTACTTCCTTATTATATAGGCGTTCTATATTAATTTAATTGTTCACTGGTGTTATTAGTTAGTTATAACAATATTAAGCCTTAATAAAACTGCCCCCCTAAAATAGGGTAGCAGTTTTATTTGTATTATTAAATATTTGAATACTAGTTATTAATAACTCTTCATTCTTGGATCAAGCACATCTCGTAACCAATCCCCTAACAGGTTTATTCCTAATACCGTTACCATGATAGCAATCCCAGGAAAAGTAGCTACCCACCAAGCATTTGTAATGTAGTCTCTACCATCGGCTAACATACTACCCCAGGTAGGTATGCCAGATTCTACCCCTAACCCCAAGAAAGTTAAGGATGATTCTGCAATAATCATGTTAGCTACTCTTAGAGTACCTACAACTATAATCGTGGGCAGAATGTTAGGTAGTATATGCTTCACCATTATTTTGAGGTCTTTTTGCCCGAGAGCCTTTGCTGCTTTTACATACTCTAATTCTCTTAAAAGTAAAACCTCACCTCGCACTAGTCTACTGTATATTACCCAGCCTGTAATGCTTAAAACTATTATTACGTTTTTTAGACCAGCACCTAAAACTGCCATTATGGCTAGTGCCAATAAAATAAAGGGAAAGGCTAGTTGTATTTCTGCTAAACGCATAATTATATTATCTACAGTGCCTCGGTAATAGCCTGCCAAAAGTCCCAAAAAGGTACCTATTGTACCTGCTATTAAAACTGTTACAATACCAACTAATAATGATACTCTTGTTCCAAAAATTATTCTGCTGAGTATATCTCTACCCTGAGGATCGGTGCCTAAAAAATGCTCTTTGCTGCCACCCTTTTCCCACGAAGGAGGCAATAATCTTTTTTTAAGACTACTTGCATTCGGGTCATAAGGAGCAATTAAGGGAGCCAAAAGGGCCGTTGAAATTACTATTACTAAAATAATAAATCCAATTAG
This Clostridium sp. 'deep sea' DNA region includes the following protein-coding sequences:
- a CDS encoding ABC transporter permease; this encodes MNIKKMFRMLFKRKTALIGFIILVIVISTALLAPLIAPYDPNASSLKKRLLPPSWEKGGSKEHFLGTDPQGRDILSRIIFGTRVSLLVGIVTVLIAGTIGTFLGLLAGYYRGTVDNIIMRLAEIQLAFPFILLALAIMAVLGAGLKNVIIVLSITGWVIYSRLVRGEVLLLRELEYVKAAKALGQKDLKIMVKHILPNILPTIIVVGTLRVANMIIAESSLTFLGLGVESGIPTWGSMLADGRDYITNAWWVATFPGIAIMVTVLGINLLGDWLRDVLDPRMKSY